In Emys orbicularis isolate rEmyOrb1 chromosome 12, rEmyOrb1.hap1, whole genome shotgun sequence, one genomic interval encodes:
- the FAM217B gene encoding protein FAM217B, translated as MGPGIQDYPLLLQRGTLKKDSPIHETHKGMVISSGGKGHPSTKLLEKPLSPVRPSPSRLSKSILNTTKKTFHCTQDDSQPSFLYKERNRLDEAHQQNRMMSVCTSLYKVRGAKKDLTERKQSESGLHRIPSNLKGNSQGGSSRAEDALMQRFYSNQKGESQRSLGEHVTEAVRCTSKYPGTSVNEMFLDFQSVRIIQEDAAEDSASDLSDSERIPIPPSPCTLPELNLRAEEIDPACFEHLFDAGYKESMYYYPDFLPPPFNSWDLQQLAMFVNTECKSESRPQPAGFIEKYIDRLLQLEWLQVQTIQNEKGKTAKARPQTAPSIIRTQKSPGKGKSLPSPLPNKQLTPKESVIKLPTSLSGHRRDVHCEENSQLNAYPSHSKVAEVMGGTSSPQKHACEMRNEVKKRSATKQQLLNMQPCASSSKIQDVGIQDIGNIRPLKQCPKFHSSAAPTQGQKTQACSNLKKNGNANNYVPSKKPTGDRKLKTNGVKQTSCTFK; from the exons ATGGGACCAGGCATTCAAGATTATCCCTTACTACTGCAACGAGGGACACTGAAAAAGGACAGCCCAATCCATGAAACCCACAAAGGAATGGTAAT TTCCAGTGGTGGAAAGGGACATCCAAGTACCAAACTACTAGAGAAACCACTTTCCCCTGTGAGACCTTCTCCCAGCAGATTAagcaaaagtattttaaataccACCAAAAAG ACTTTCCATTGCACCCAGGATGATAGTCAACCAAGTTTTCTTTACAAGGAAAGAAACAGGCTAGATGAGGCTCATCAGCAAAACAG AATGATGAGTGTTTGCACATCACTGTACAAAGTACGAGGGGCAAAGAAGGACCTCACAGAAAGAAAGCAAAGTGAATCTGGACTACACAGAATCCCTTCCAATTTGAAGGGGAATTCACAAGGTGGCTCCAGTAGGGCAGAAGATGCACTGATGCAAAGATTTTATTCTAATCAAAAAGGAGAATCTCAAAGAAGTCTTGGAGAGCATGTGACTGAAGCTGTCCGTTGCACTTCTAAATATCCAGGGACCTCTGTGAATGAGATGTTTCTTGACTTTCAATCAGTGAGAATTATTCAAGAGGATGCTGCTGAGGACAGTGCCAGTGACCTTTCTGACTCAGAAAGAATtcccattcccccttccccctgcacacTGCCAGAACTCAACCTCAGAGCTGAAGAAATTGACCCAGCATGTTTTGAACACCTCTTTGATGCAGGGTATAAAGAATCAATGTATTATTATCCTGACTTCCTCCCACCTCCTTTCAACTCCTgggacctgcagcagctggcaatGTTTGTTAACACAGAGTGTAAATCGGAATCTCGACCACAACCAGCAGGATTTATTGAGAAATATATCGATCGGCTTTTGCAGCTGGAGTGGCTGCAGGTGCAAACTATACAGAACGAGAAAGGAAAGACAGCCAAAGCTAGGCCTCAGACGGCTCCTAGTATCATTCGGACCCAAAAAAGCCCTGGCAAAGGCAAATCATTGCCTAGCCCTTTGCCTAACAAGCAGTTAACTCCCAAAGAAAGTGTGATAAAGCTCCCCACCAGCCTTTCAGGTCACAGAAGAGATGTACACTGTGAAGAAAATAGCCAGTTAAATGCATATCCAAGTCATTCAAAAGTTGCTGAGGTTATGGGTGGCACGTCATCCCCACAGAAACATGCCTGTGAAATGAGGAATGAGGTGAAAAAGAGGTCAGCCACCAAGCAGCAACTTCTCAATATGCAGCCCTGTGCAAGCAGCTCTAAGATTCAGGATGTTGGTATTCAGGATATTGGCAACATTAGACCACTCAAACAATGTCCCAAGTTCCATAGTTCAGCTGCCCCCACCCAGGGGCAAAAAACACAGGCATGTTCAAATCTGAAGAAGAATGGAAATGCTAATAATTATGTTCCTTCCAAGAAACCAACAGGGGACAGGAAGTTAAAAACAAATGGTGTGAAGCAAACATCATGTACatttaaataa